The following DNA comes from Oncorhynchus mykiss isolate Arlee chromosome 16, USDA_OmykA_1.1, whole genome shotgun sequence.
GActtactggggcggcagggtagcgcgttggactagtaaccggaaggttgcgagttcaaacccccgagctgacaaggtacaaatctgtcgttctgcccctgaacaggcagttaacctgttcccaggccgtcattgaaaataagaatttgttcttaactgacttgcctagttaaataaagataaaataaagtgaccatgacacaaacaaacactggTCTAATGTACTTAATACTggaaagtactacttaaatcgttttttggggtatttgtACAGATGTTAGTGAACAAAGTAAAGGACTGCAGTGACCATGACAAGGAAACAAGTTGTACACCAAACAAACACTGGTCTaatgtacttaagtaaaaatactgaaaagtactacttaagttgttttttgaggTATTTGTACTCTATTATTTATATGTTTTGCCAGTGTTTACTTTTACTGCATTACATTCTTAAGGAAAATGATGTGCTTTTTACTGCATACATTTTCcccgacacccaaaagtactcattacattttgaatgcttagcaggacaggaaaattgtctaattcacacacttatcaagagagaatttctggtcatccctactgcctctgatctggcggactcactaaacacaaacttcgcatgtaaatgatgtctgagtgttggagtgtgcccctggctatctgcaaataaaatggcgccatctggtttgcttaatataaggaatttgaaattatgaaTACTTTTACTTGTACTTTTGcttttgatacttaggtatatttaaaaccaaatacttttagacttttactcaagtagtattttactaggtcacttttacttgagtaaaaggtatctatacttttactcaggtatgacaattgggtattttttccaACACTGCACAGAAAACATATCACGTGGCACTATCCATGGTGCTGATCGCAACCAATTATGTATATAATACAttagatgactgacagggggcgctgttttgAAGCCACCGAGCTTAAACAGACGGATTTTGATGTGGATTtgtgtattatgctaattagatgtcCGTGCTagacatcgactctagggggttaaaGTATAGTTTTTAAGAGAGTACCAATATCACTGTCCCCACTACAGCAAAAAAAGATTAAATGCatttgctcccgagtggcgcagaggtctaaggcactgcagacGCCGTGGTTTgaaaccaggctgtatcacatccggctgggattgggagtcccatagggcggggcacaattggctcagcgttgtcctggtttggctggggtaggccgtcattgtaaataagaatttgtttttaactgacttgcctagttaaataaaggttaaatccaaatatatatatagatatatcaaAAATTGTCCTTGAAATATTTCATTTAAATACTGAAGAATTCTATTACagtttttttacaatcactttggcactaatttcggaaccttgatgtcatttttcaaaactccagacacaaaactcacaatcAAGGATCAAAATGcaaatttttcaaaactctaacaCTAACACTTTTTCcacggtgttgtacgttaagagatgcccttctgcacaccactgtttaaaacagctgttatttgagcatgtgtggcctttctgttagcttgaatgagtctggacattctcttctgacctctctcattaacaaggtgtttttgaccacagaactgccgctcactgaatgtgttttgtttatcgcaccattctctgtaaactctagagactgtagtctctatcccaggaaggcagctgtttctgagatgctggaatcaccatgtgtggcatcaacaatcataccacaGTCAAAGTATCTTAGATTATGCATCTTGCCCGTTCTAATGTTAGGTCGAACAACaactaaagctctctactctTGAGTttcaggcagccacatgattcgctgttctAATGTAACCTTCTTTGATGGGCTAAATAAGGTCTAGAGCTGATGGCATGACCTACagtatgtcattgtgtgggataatgtcaggttccaccatgctcaaatggtgcaagcatggtttcaggcccatccacaatttacTCTCCTTTCCTAAAACCAgattgaggaatttttctccacatggaggtggaaggtatattGTAGGCGCTCTCATGAACAGgccacccttctccaggccatggatgatgcatgcaatgacatcacggcagattagtgtcaggcctggattcgcccgaagattcttcccaagatgtttggctaatgaaaacatccattgtgatgtggatgagaacctgtggccaaatccacaagacagggttgatggaaatatagaagtacagtaatcaatcctttgtttttctttttacagtaagccaggtgaggaacactgcagtgatgtttcacagtaagccaggtgaggaacactgcagtgatgtttcacagtaagccaggtgaggaacactgcagtgatgttttacagtaagccaggtgaggaacactgcagtgatgttttacagtaagccaggtgaggaacactgcagttgatgttttacagtaagccaggtgaggaacactgcagtgatgttttacagtaagccaggtgaggaacactgcagttgatgttttactgtaagccaggtgaggaacactgcagtgatgttttacagtaagccaggtgaggaacactgcagttgatgttttacagtaagccaggtgaggaacactgcagtgatgttttacagtaagccaggtgaggaacactgcagtgatgttttacagtaagccaggtgaggaacactgcagtgatgttttacagtaagccaggtgaggaacactgcagttgatgttttacagtaagccaggtgaggaacactgcagtgatgttttacagtaagccaggtgaggaacactgcagtgatgttttacagtaagccaggtgaggaacactgcagtgatgttttacagtaagccaggtgaggaacactgcagttgatgttttactgtagtttttttctttttttgtagcaAATTATTTTTGCTTTAATTCAAAGAAATCTATgagtgattttattgtatttcatcaataaatgtcatattttgttcaatgattccactgtgtctgtagtattctctccactagtccttttacagtgatgtatttacgtgtagtaccataatgaaacatgtatcacatattttgtactacaatatttaatgattgaacgaacaactacacagtgaaactatcggtatcttgtgtgtgggtgatctaaatgaatggtcctatggtatttcatgataaattagttatttgaaccaatgattctgcaagtgcaaggtttctttaaagatatgaatgcacaatgcaatgttttgaacattggacagcctgtgttacaagtgatgaccgttttgagttttgtgtctagagttttgaaaaatgaccacaaggttctgaaattagtgccaaaagGATTGTAAAAAACGGTAATTCCTATGGATGGTTGAGCCTTCTGAAGAGTACCAATATGgctgaccggtggcttcaaagcctctcattggccaatatGGGAGTGGAGCTGGAATGGAGCGAGGAGTGGAGCTGGAATGGAGCGAGGACGCTCAATTTGACTGGAGCGTGGAGCGAgtttcccaaaggctggagcgCCGGCCTTCTCGCCCGCTCCAATTTCGCTCCAGTAGCGCACCAGGAACGCTCACGGTATGCCCGgaccagcatgcatttgtagtctacttgtgtgctgctatagccccttgctttagcCACTGTCAGGGAGTTTGCTAAATATTTAAAATGcctaaagaaaaaaaatatatattgggaGGAAAATGCTTTTCCGGAGCAGGTAAGGATTTAAGAGGacacaaacatttataaaaaaaagttttaatttTGTCATACATTTATACATACACATCAGATCATAGATACATATTACAAAATACATAGTATGTTAGCTTTGATTGGACAGTAAAGCTGGCACATTAACATATATggtaaatacaaaaaaaagtataaaatatcACTAGAGATGAGTTCTGCTTCAACAATACTTTACAAATACTTTATTTTGTCAAATAACAACAATTCTGAGGTCAGATTAATTTCAGAACAACTCTGCCATTCCTCTTTCTCCTTGCAAAACTTCATTAAGAAGATGGGCTTAATGTATTCTAGTAGAATGGGCCATTTAGAGTTCCTTATTCCATTCTGAATCTGGGAATCTTCCACACAAGAGTTTCTgtaaaacctgggaattttggaaAAGTTAAATACTGCCCTTAAAAGTGCATGACAAATACAAAATGTTTCTTTGCAGATCAGAAATCatttatgacaaaaaaatatataatatatataaaatatataaaaaagttTTTTATTACAGTTCACCAGGTCAAGGGTTGCCTGTATTCCCATAATCACACTTATGTCGACAGTTATTTATCTAACTCACATATTCACCACACGTTCTTTTTTTCCAAAGGAAAGAGTGTCAATGCAACTAGCCTTTTGTTTCTGTCCAGTCTCTGAGCAGTTTCACTCATGCTACTgtcaactactggctgaaatcATACAAAACCTTAGTAACAAATATTTAAGTTCTACTTGGAACTTAAGTTCTGCTCTAAAGGCTTGAGGCCATCAGTTGGTATCAACAAAAGTACTCGTTAGGCGGTCCCTCAGTCCTACAAATGGCCTCGGAGTCCACACTGCACCTAGCAGAGAGCAGTCTGTTGGACTCGTCTGGCTGTTGCCTGGCAAGGTACTCCCCCTCCATCCCCTTAGGGTTCTGTCCCGGGGATAGGGTCTCGAATGTCACATATGATTCTTGGATATCTTTGGATTTTCTCCCCAGTAGCTTTTTGCAGCGCTTCTTGAGCGCCCCGCAGCAGACGATCAGTGTCAGGGGGACAGCGATCACGCAGGCCACGGTGATCACCACCACGTTAATGAGCTTCTGGGTGCCGCTTGCGCTGGCTGCCTCGTCCGTCGAGAAGATTACACACTGCTCCTTTTTAGGGATCAGGCCTTTGACGCAGACGCAGGCGATGTACTTTGTCCTTGGCACAAGGCCCTCAATTGTGATCCGGTTCTTTCCCGCAGCAACGTTGATCCTCCGCATGTCCCTCTCGCCGAACACGGCGTACAGGACGCTGAACTCGGTGGTGTTCTTTGCCGCCGGGGCCCGCCAGTTCAGGGAGACGGTGTGATCGGTGTCCCCGATTATCTTCACCGAACGCACCACCCGTTTCTCCGGCGGTTCCGGCGCCTGTAAAGAAGAGGCGTCGGCTGCTAGATTGCTAAGGACCTCCTTCTCCACTTCCTGCATCGCCGTCTCCGTGATGGGAGGACCGGGCGTCTGTCCGTCAACCACGCTGTTGGAGATATCGTAGCTCTCGATATCATACTTTCCTGTAAAACCGCCCGGTCCTAGTGGTTCGATGATGGGCGTGACTGCCGTGGTGGTTGGTGGAGGTAGGTATTTTGCAACAAGTTTATCCTGGTAGGCAGCTTTCCCAAACCCACCGGTTTTCCGTCCCCTTTGTTTTTTAGTCTTGGAGCTGCCACCTTGTTCCTCATTTTTTAAGGAGTCTGTGATAACTAGGGAGATGATGGCATCTGCAGTCCCCAGGAAGTTGGTcgctttgcagatgtatttcccAGAGTCCCTGTAAGAGACAGCACGAACACTCAGGATGGACCAAATGATTCCCTCCTTTGAAACTTCTTCCTGAACTATCAAAGAAATACGAAAGAAAAAGTGGTTAGATCAATTAGTGAAAAGAAATCAGGCCACCCATCTGTAATCTAGGAAATAAATCCATCCATCTGTAATCTAGGAAATAAATCTATCCATCTGTAATCTAAAAAATAAATCCATCCATCTGTAATCTAGGAAATAAATCCATCCATCTGTAATCTAGGAAACAAATCCATCCATCTGTAATCTAGGAAATAAATCCATCCATATGTAATCTAGGAAATAAATCCATCCATCTGTAATCTAGGAATTAAATCCATCCATCTGTAATCTAGGAAATAAATCCATCCATCTGTAATCTAGGAAATAAATCCATCCATCTGTAATCTACGAAATAAACCCATCCATCTGTAATCTACGAAATAAACCCATCCATCTGTAATCTAGGTAATAAATCCATCCATCTGTAATCTAGGAAATAAATCCATCCATCTGTAATCTAGGAAATAAATCCATCCATCTGTAATCTAGGAAATAAATCCATCCATCTAATCTAGGAAATAAATCCATCCATCTGTAATCTAGGAAATAAATCCATTCATCTGTAATCTAAGAAATAAATCCATCCATCTGTAATCTAAGAAATACATCCGTACATCTGTAATCTAGGTaatacatccatccatctgtaATCTAGGAAATAAATACATCCATCTGTAATCTAGGAaatacatccatccatctgtaATCTAGGAAATAAATCCATCCATCTGTAATCTAGGAAATAAATCCATCCATCTCTAATCTAAGAAATAAATCCATCCATCTGTAATCTAGGAAATAAATCCATCCATCTGTAATCCAGTCTATTTCAGCTTCTGACTGTACAGTGCCAAAAATAGATTTCCTAAGTACGTACCTTTTTTAGGCAATAGGCAGACATGTAttccctggtcccagatctgcttgtgctgtcttgccaactacGCCAAACATGACCAGAAGAGTTtccaagacagcacaaacagatctgggactaggctACAACCTGCCATGACTGGAGCAGGTTTAGCCAAACTAACTGTTTTGTGTTACCCTTTATCCCTTTTTTTAACGTATGTACTGTAGCTACTGCTTGTTCTTGGCTGTATATCTATTTGTTACACATTAAATGCattcaatcaataaatcaatggAACTCACCAGTGCCGTTCATCTGTTTACCGTCTGCCCGGGTCCAGGACAGCTCTGGTACTGGGACTCCGATTGTCCCACAGCGCAGCAGGACGTTGTTCCCCAGGGAGCTCCTGACCCGGGCCACAGCCGTGTGGACACGGGGCTCCTGGCACTTCCGGAGCTCCGTCTCGCTGAATGACACTCCCGACAGGCTCTCTGGGTCCGCGCAGTGCAGCCTGGTGTCGATCAGAGTCACGGATGGCGACGGAGACTTCTGGAACTGGACCACGTCATAGAGCCGGCAGTCGCACAGCCACGGGTTGTCATGGAGACCTACGTCAATGAAGAAAATAAACATTTCAccagaaaatacatttttgtttttgtttattagACGCTCTTATGCAGAGCGACTTAAGAGTGAGTACATTCAACTAAAGTAGGTAAGGTAACAACAATGGTAGCTAaacaaaggtaaaataaaaacaacatcACTTTTAGCATGGCAATAGATAAGATAGAtatgctttttggtcttaacGTTTTTGCTCTGTCTGAACTATGACCATGTATTATGTGTTTACAATGGCAgtttagcaacaaaaaaaaaagtaattgaAAGTAGAAGTAATCATGCTAGTTTGAAGTGAGACTAGTGAATGTAGTCACAATTAACACTACAGTATGGCTACCTTTACTATAATTAGAGTAATCCTTACACTACTCCCAAATGCTGATGCTGTCTCCTCCAACTGTCCATGTAATGCTATGTAACACACCAAAGGTGCTCATGAAATGCATGTTGGGATAAAACCACCTTGACAAGCAATGTTGTAGATAGCATATTTTTAAAACCTTTTCCTGTGTATCAATTTCATGTCATTTAAGGCTTGCAAACCAAATGGGATTCCCTCTAGGTAAATAAAGATAGCTTTAATTggaattgattgattaattaattgcTTAATTGGTTGTTTAGATCCTTACCTAGA
Coding sequences within:
- the LOC110492811 gene encoding leucine-rich repeat, immunoglobulin-like domain and transmembrane domain-containing protein 1 — translated: MVQGFSLCFCLALLCLGRCVCSTCPFQCSCFFHKLSDGSKARSVLCNDPEITLIPPNFPTDTSKLRIEKTAITRISSETFHYLNSLELLCISFNSLNSLNVDSFRGLRSLDELRLEGNALTSFPWESLTDMPDLRLLDLHNNKISSIPAEAAIYIKNLTYLDLSSNSLVTVPPEVLFTWLSVKPSQGDGESSKYILGLHDNPWLCDCRLYDVVQFQKSPSPSVTLIDTRLHCADPESLSGVSFSETELRKCQEPRVHTAVARVRSSLGNNVLLRCGTIGVPVPELSWTRADGKQMNGTVQEEVSKEGIIWSILSVRAVSYRDSGKYICKATNFLGTADAIISLVITDSLKNEEQGGSSKTKKQRGRKTGGFGKAAYQDKLVAKYLPPPTTTAVTPIIEPLGPGGFTGKYDIESYDISNSVVDGQTPGPPITETAMQEVEKEVLSNLAADASSLQAPEPPEKRVVRSVKIIGDTDHTVSLNWRAPAAKNTTEFSVLYAVFGERDMRRINVAAGKNRITIEGLVPRTKYIACVCVKGLIPKKEQCVIFSTDEAASASGTQKLINVVVITVACVIAVPLTLIVCCGALKKRCKKLLGRKSKDIQESYVTFETLSPGQNPKGMEGEYLARQQPDESNRLLSARCSVDSEAICRTEGPPNEYFC